GGAGTTTTTGGGACCAGTGCTCAATCTTCAAGCTAGCCATCCCATCTCCTCTCGTATATAGAGATAAAATTGCCaaaatataagaataaaaagaaaaatgttgaATTCATCCCATCTCTTTATCTGGCTTACCCAGTTCGAAAAAGATTAGCCGGTGCTGATTGAGTTTTGTGATATTAGAATGTACAcgcaaaaaacaaaagaaaaaaaatgtaaaaacgaGTCACGTaggataatacttcttattGGATCATCGCCTCCACAATAACATATACATTGGACTGATCTATCTCATCAATTTTTGAGAGTTCACTTAGACTATGAGAATGATTTTTATATCTTAAAAATGTTGTAAAATACTTATCATAGTTTATTGGGTGGCAAAGCTATTAGTTGACTTGAGAAAGATCATAGTCCCTTTCGCCATAAACCATTAGTATATACAGATTTTTATGTAGCTTTGTGATCGAtcaaagagttttttttttttaaatcttgaACATGACTATTCTCCATTGATAAGACCCGGATCCGAGATCTTGTATCGACATATATTGGTTGCAatagaaattatttgaatCCTTTAAAAACTACCTCATGCATTTACATATCATAATCACTTCCATTTGATGTGGGTTTTAACATAAAAGGTTCGCCCACTTGCTTGTTTAAGAAACTTGAATGGTCTTCTTTACTATGCTACGGTAAAAAAGAACTAATGAAATTCTTTTGTTATATGACATTATGATTCACTATTCATGTGATTATAAGTCCATTTACTCGTCTATAGCAATTTTATTGGTAATTTTTCATGTCATATGACGAGTTAGGACCATGGAAGAATTTTCATGGCTTACGGGTGATCGGAACAGCTTCGGTAGTAGACTGGAGAAGCTTGTTTGCCATATTAGGTACGTTGGGTTAACCTCATAAATTTCCCTGGTAAGGACAAAAACTTGCAATTCCCGAAAGTTTGTCCGATCCGGCGCCGACTAGGCGGCCGTTAACCCATAGCGCACAGACTCCCTGTCGTTTTCCGATGACGTCTCCGCTGTCTTCTACGGCACCAACCGGAAAACATTCTTTATGCCTACGTGCACTTTCCACGTGTGACGCTTCCCACCACCCAATTTCCCAAACTACCCTCGACCTCAGACGTGGCTTCAGTAGCAGGCGAGTACAGACCCATTGCCCCTTCGACTACTCGCAGACggcgcacacacacacacactctctTCCCTTCTATTTATCTATTCATCGAGTCAAAAACCAAGACAGTTATGGTACGCTCTCAAGTCTCTCGTAAACCCGCTTTGCACTACTCTAtcccctctctccctccccgTCCGCCGGCGGCAAGTAACGGTAACCTCCGGTGGCCTCGTCTGAGCACTGCAGAGGTGTCAGAGTGGCTGCGTTGTGGACGGAAACTCTCGTTAGTTCCGGTTTCGTTTGAATTTCGTCCTCCGCACTGAATTTATTGGGCTGACAGGGCCGAGATTTGGCAGCAGCGGTAGAAGGCTTTGGAGCATGAGCCGTGGCTCCGAGCTCGCGTCATGGTGACGGCCGTGTCGACAGCTCTGAGCCCTAAGGCAGCTCACCAGGGAGGTTCCCGCACTGCCGTTTCACGGTCGCTTCTGTTGCCCTCCGACTCCGACAATGCCGCCGCTCCTCGCCGTCCCAAGGGCCGAGAGGTCAGCTCTCGTTACATGTCTGCTCTCTCTTCGAATTCCTTCTCGCCTTCCACGGTAAAACGGTCCGCGTCGCCCCTGATTTCAAGAACAGCTGCTTCTCCAGCTGTTTCGACGCCGTCACCCCCAGCTCCTCCGGCGGCAATGAAGCGCTCACAGTCCGTGCAGAGGAGGCCGGTGGCGACTCCTCGGCAGAATCTGCTCGATCTAAGAGCTGGCAGCGGCCTGAACGGCCGGGAGACTGCTGCGCAGAAGGTGTTGTTCACTTCTACGAGAAGCTTGACGGTGGCGTTCCAGGGACAGTCGTTCTCGCTTCAGGTCAGCAAAACGAAGCCATCACCTGCTGCGACGGGCGTGAGGAGAGGGACCCCTGAGAGGAGAAAGCAGGCGGCGAACTATGCCAGCAGCGGGGCGGAATGTGCTGATCGGATCGGCAAATTCGCCGGATCTGTGAATGTGGTTAGAGCCTTGAATGATACGATGATGAAGGTCAGCTTAACTTCAAACAGTCCGGATTTAGCTAAGGCTGTGGAGGTCTGCTCCAACAGAAACCCGCTGAGATCTGATCTTCAGAGTGAAGCTTTCATGGATTCCGATGGTGAGAGCGTGACCGGTTCTTCAGATAATACTCCGAAACTTAGTAAGAAGAATGGTTTTGAGAATCCGTTGTCTTCTCCAAAAGGAGCTTTAAACAGTAGGAGATATCAGTCTCCAGCTCATAGGCCGGTTTGGCCTCCGTCCCCGAGTAAGTTGGCAACTCCCGCAGCATCAACGCCGGC
Above is a window of Punica granatum isolate Tunisia-2019 chromosome 7, ASM765513v2, whole genome shotgun sequence DNA encoding:
- the LOC116212636 gene encoding QWRF motif-containing protein 2-like isoform X1; amino-acid sequence: MVTAVSTALSPKAAHQGGSRTAVSRSLLLPSDSDNAAAPRRPKGREVSSRYMSALSSNSFSPSTVKRSASPLISRTAASPAVSTPSPPAPPAAMKRSQSVQRRPVATPRQNLLDLRAGSGLNGRETAAQKVLFTSTRSLTVAFQGQSFSLQVSKTKPSPAATGVRRGTPERRKQAANYASSGAECADRIGKFAGSVNVVRALNDTMMKVSLTSNSPDLAKAVEVCSNRNPLRSDLQSEAFMDSDGESVTGSSDNTPKLSKKNGFENPLSSPKGALNSRRYQSPAHRPVWPPSPSKLATPAASTPARSASSMPSILCFAADLRSGRIGENRVADAHELRLLYNRLLQWRFVNARADSSLRAQELDALRSLFSARFITSKLRNSVKGKRIELQWQRHNLKLASILHWQMVSLEAWESMDKDYSDSLFGAIEALKASTLRLPVVAGARAEIQKVKDAVCSAADVMQAVLSSTYLLSTKVEEVNSLVLELLHAAAKESALLKQSRDLLSTVATMQVMECSLRTHMVQLMPRALSNFTDTSLGIASD